In a genomic window of Vigna angularis cultivar LongXiaoDou No.4 chromosome 6, ASM1680809v1, whole genome shotgun sequence:
- the LOC108340938 gene encoding floral homeotic protein AGAMOUS isoform X2, with product MAFPNPSMSVSPQRKMGRGKIEIKRIENTTNRQVTFCKRRNGLLKKAYELSVLCDAEVALIVFSSRGRLYEYANNSVKETIERYKKACSDSSAGSASEANAQFYQQEADKLRAQISSLQNNNRQMMGESLGSMTTKDLKNLESKLEKGISRIRSKKNELLFAEIEYMQKREIDLHNNNQLLRAKIAESERSHNMGVLPGGTSYDSMQSQQPFDSRGYFQVTGLQPNSQYARQDQMSLQLV from the exons ATGGCTTTTCCAAACCCATCCATGTCAGTTTCTCCACAGAGGAAGATGGGAAGGGGGAAGATTGAGATCAAGCGGATTGAGAACACCACCAATCGCCAAGTCACTTTCTGCAAGCGCAGAAACGGCTTGCTCAAGAAAGCATATGAATTATCTGTGCTTTGTGATGCAGAGGTTGCTCTAATCGTCTTCTCTAGCCGTGGCCGTCTCTATGAATATGCTAATAACAG TGTCAAAGAAACTATTGAGAGGTACAAAAAAGCATGTTCAGATTCGTCTGCTGGATCTGCTTCTGAGGCTAATGCTCAG TTTTACCAGCAAGAAGCAGATAAACTTCGTGCACAAATAAGTAGCCTGCAGAATAACAACAG GCAAATGATGGGTGAGTCTTTGGGCTCTATGACTACCAAGGATCTCAAAAACCTGGAGAGTAAACTAGAAAAAGGAATTAGTAGGATTCGTTCAAAAAAG AACGAGCTGCTATTTGCTGAAATTGAGTACATGCAGAAGAGG GAGATAGACTTGCACAACAACAACCAGCTTCTTCGAGCGAAG ATAGCTGAAAGTGAGAGGAGCCACAATATGGGTGTGTTGCCTGGAGGCACAAGCTACGACTCTATGCAGTCTCAACAGCCATTTGACTCTCGTGGTTACTTCCAAGTCACTGGATTACAACCCAATAGTCAGTATGCCCGACAAGATCAGATGTCCCTTCAATTAGTGTAA
- the LOC108340938 gene encoding floral homeotic protein AGAMOUS isoform X1, with protein sequence MAFPNPSMSVSPQRKMGRGKIEIKRIENTTNRQVTFCKRRNGLLKKAYELSVLCDAEVALIVFSSRGRLYEYANNSVKETIERYKKACSDSSAGSASEANAQFYQQEADKLRAQISSLQNNNRQMMGESLGSMTTKDLKNLESKLEKGISRIRSKKNELLFAEIEYMQKREIDLHNNNQLLRAKIAESERSHNMGVLPGGTSYDSMQSQQPFDSRGYFQVTGLQPNSQYARQDQMSLQLV encoded by the exons ATGGCTTTTCCAAACCCATCCATGTCAGTTTCTCCACAGAGGAAGATGGGAAGGGGGAAGATTGAGATCAAGCGGATTGAGAACACCACCAATCGCCAAGTCACTTTCTGCAAGCGCAGAAACGGCTTGCTCAAGAAAGCATATGAATTATCTGTGCTTTGTGATGCAGAGGTTGCTCTAATCGTCTTCTCTAGCCGTGGCCGTCTCTATGAATATGCTAATAACAG TGTCAAAGAAACTATTGAGAGGTACAAAAAAGCATGTTCAGATTCGTCTGCTGGATCTGCTTCTGAGGCTAATGCTCAG TTTTACCAGCAAGAAGCAGATAAACTTCGTGCACAAATAAGTAGCCTGCAGAATAACAACAG GCAAATGATGGGTGAGTCTTTGGGCTCTATGACTACCAAGGATCTCAAAAACCTGGAGAGTAAACTAGAAAAAGGAATTAGTAGGATTCGTTCAAAAAAG AACGAGCTGCTATTTGCTGAAATTGAGTACATGCAGAAGAGG GAGATAGACTTGCACAACAACAACCAGCTTCTTCGAGCGAAG ATAGCTGAAAGTGAGAGGAGCCACAATATGGGTGTGTTGCCTGGAGGCACAAGCTACGACTCTATGCAGTCTCAACAGCCATTTGACTCTCGTGGTTACTTCCAAGTCACTGGATTACAACCCAATAGTCAGTATGCCCGACAAGATCAGATGTCCCTTCAATTAGT ATGA